One region of Rhodocaloribacter litoris genomic DNA includes:
- the tsaB gene encoding tRNA (adenosine(37)-N6)-threonylcarbamoyltransferase complex dimerization subunit type 1 TsaB codes for MSCLLAIETATDVCSVALMQHGTVVAASTLVRPRAHAENLVPMIRDVLGYAGVPPERLEAVAVSKGPGSYTGLRIGVSTAKGLVVALGIRLVGVPSLEALAAQLVPVTAPGDLICTAFNARRDEVYVAAFRRAADGLTPAAETAALPVTALADWLPSPGAGRLWLAGEGAPAVAAALPPARREDLHLVDPACLVPDAGAVARLGRLRLERGQTEDPATFEPFYLKPFVARKAPRSAFERLPF; via the coding sequence ATGTCTTGCCTGCTCGCCATAGAGACCGCCACCGACGTGTGCAGCGTGGCCCTGATGCAGCACGGCACCGTCGTGGCGGCGTCGACGCTGGTTCGGCCGCGGGCCCATGCGGAGAACCTGGTGCCGATGATCCGCGATGTGCTCGGCTATGCCGGGGTGCCGCCGGAGCGACTGGAGGCCGTGGCCGTCTCGAAGGGGCCGGGCTCCTATACCGGCCTCCGCATCGGTGTGAGCACGGCCAAGGGGCTGGTCGTCGCGCTGGGGATTCGCCTCGTGGGCGTGCCTTCGCTCGAAGCCCTGGCCGCACAGCTCGTCCCGGTGACGGCGCCGGGCGACCTGATCTGCACCGCCTTCAACGCCCGGCGGGACGAGGTCTATGTCGCCGCCTTTCGGCGGGCCGCGGACGGTCTCACGCCGGCCGCCGAGACGGCGGCCCTGCCGGTGACGGCCCTGGCGGACTGGCTGCCCTCGCCCGGGGCCGGGCGCCTCTGGCTTGCCGGCGAGGGGGCCCCGGCGGTGGCCGCGGCGTTGCCGCCCGCCCGCCGGGAGGACCTGCACCTGGTCGATCCCGCCTGCCTGGTTCCCGATGCCGGCGCCGTGGCCCGCCTCGGCCGGCTCCGCCTGGAACGCGGCCAGACCGAAGACCCCGCCACGTTCGAACCTTTTTATCTCAAACCGTTCGTCGCTCGAAAGGCCCCGCGCTCGGCTTTCGAGCGCCTTCCTTTCTGA
- the fusA gene encoding elongation factor G — MNVYDADHIRNIALVGHQGSGKTMLAEAMLHASGALQRMGSIEEGNTVSDYHPSERERQMSVFTSLLHVEWKGHKINILDTPGYPDFVGEVIAALKVADTALYVINAAEGVQVGTELAWQAGEQMQKPAMFVFNHMDKPGVDFRDVVRQVRERFGRGATVVQLPAGTGTRSIIDVLLMKQLTFDEHGNPALGDIDPAFQQEAEELHNELVENIAENDEALMELYFEKGELSEDEMRQGLHEAMLRRELFPIFLTSATNQIGVTRLMSFIDNVCPSPAEMPPAETTSGEPVQADPAAEPVAFIYRTMAEQHVGDYSFFRVYAGTLEQGMDLENAQSGNMERLGQLYAINGRERDPVAKMVAGDLGALVKLRATHTNDTLRRKGSRVVIKPIAFPEPRYSVAVRPVREGEEDKLAQGLHQLVEEDPSLVVTHDPLLGQIVIGGQGEMQLEIARYRLKSRFGVDVEFARPKVAYRETVQTKARAKYRHKKQTGGAGQFADIALLVEPLNGEFQPDADITVRGKAEMEMPWGARIEFIDAIVGGVIDMRRFFGAIQKGVAEAMQNGPIAGYPVGDVRVVIYDGGMHSVDSNEAAFKTAARMCFREAFRQANPVLLEPIYNVEILVPEAYTGDVMGDLNTRRARIQGIEAEGPFQKIIAQVPEAELYRYSTALRSLTQGRGLHRATFSHYEPMPRHVQDKVVAEAAALEEA; from the coding sequence ATGAACGTCTACGATGCGGATCACATTCGGAACATTGCGCTGGTGGGACATCAGGGAAGCGGCAAGACGATGCTCGCGGAGGCGATGCTCCATGCCAGCGGGGCCCTGCAGCGCATGGGCAGCATCGAGGAAGGCAACACCGTGAGCGACTACCACCCGAGCGAGCGGGAACGCCAGATGTCCGTGTTCACCTCGCTGCTGCACGTCGAGTGGAAGGGGCACAAGATCAACATCCTCGACACCCCCGGCTACCCCGACTTCGTCGGCGAGGTCATCGCGGCGCTGAAGGTGGCGGACACGGCCCTGTACGTGATCAATGCGGCGGAAGGCGTTCAGGTGGGCACGGAGCTGGCCTGGCAGGCCGGCGAGCAGATGCAGAAGCCGGCCATGTTCGTCTTCAACCACATGGACAAGCCCGGCGTGGATTTCCGCGACGTCGTCCGCCAGGTCCGGGAGCGCTTCGGGCGGGGCGCAACGGTCGTGCAGCTGCCCGCCGGCACCGGCACGCGCTCGATCATCGACGTGCTCCTGATGAAGCAACTCACCTTCGACGAGCACGGCAACCCCGCACTCGGCGACATCGACCCGGCCTTCCAGCAAGAGGCGGAAGAACTGCACAACGAACTCGTCGAGAACATCGCGGAGAATGACGAGGCCCTCATGGAGCTCTACTTCGAGAAGGGCGAACTGAGCGAGGACGAGATGCGGCAGGGCCTGCACGAGGCGATGCTCCGGCGCGAGCTCTTCCCCATCTTTCTGACGAGCGCCACGAACCAGATCGGCGTCACCCGCCTGATGAGCTTCATCGACAACGTGTGCCCCTCGCCGGCCGAGATGCCGCCGGCCGAGACGACCTCCGGCGAGCCGGTCCAGGCCGACCCGGCCGCCGAACCGGTGGCGTTCATCTACCGCACGATGGCCGAACAGCACGTGGGCGACTACTCCTTCTTCCGGGTCTATGCGGGCACGCTGGAACAGGGCATGGACCTGGAAAACGCCCAGTCCGGCAACATGGAGCGGCTGGGACAGCTCTACGCCATCAACGGGCGCGAGCGGGACCCGGTGGCCAAAATGGTGGCGGGGGACCTGGGCGCCCTCGTCAAGCTGCGTGCCACCCACACCAACGACACGCTGCGGCGCAAGGGCAGCCGGGTCGTCATCAAACCCATCGCGTTTCCCGAGCCGCGCTACAGCGTCGCCGTGCGCCCGGTGCGGGAAGGCGAGGAAGACAAGCTGGCCCAGGGCCTGCACCAGCTCGTCGAAGAGGACCCCTCGCTCGTGGTCACGCACGACCCGCTCCTGGGCCAGATCGTCATCGGCGGGCAGGGCGAGATGCAGCTCGAGATCGCCCGCTACCGCCTCAAGAGCCGCTTCGGCGTCGACGTCGAGTTCGCCCGCCCCAAGGTCGCCTACCGCGAGACGGTGCAGACGAAGGCCCGGGCCAAGTATCGCCACAAGAAACAGACCGGCGGCGCCGGGCAGTTCGCCGACATCGCGCTCCTGGTGGAACCCCTCAACGGCGAATTCCAGCCCGACGCCGACATCACGGTGCGCGGCAAGGCCGAGATGGAAATGCCCTGGGGCGCCAGGATCGAGTTCATCGATGCCATCGTCGGCGGTGTGATCGACATGCGACGGTTCTTCGGAGCCATCCAGAAAGGGGTGGCCGAGGCCATGCAGAACGGCCCCATCGCCGGCTATCCGGTGGGCGACGTGCGCGTCGTCATCTACGACGGCGGCATGCACTCGGTCGACTCGAACGAGGCGGCCTTCAAAACGGCGGCCCGGATGTGCTTCCGCGAGGCGTTCCGGCAGGCCAACCCCGTGCTGCTCGAACCGATCTACAACGTCGAGATCCTGGTGCCGGAGGCCTACACCGGCGACGTGATGGGCGACCTGAACACGCGCCGTGCCCGCATCCAGGGCATCGAAGCCGAGGGACCGTTCCAGAAGATCATCGCGCAGGTGCCGGAGGCGGAGCTCTACCGCTACTCGACGGCGCTCCGCTCCCTGACG
- the accD gene encoding acetyl-CoA carboxylase, carboxyltransferase subunit beta: MAWFRRKEAGIRTGRAEQNDVPEGQWIKCPECKEIVNRRTLEEQLRVCPKCGYHFKMDSLGYFRLLFDDGRYELFDEHLRPVDALSFVDRKPYTARLQEASRKTGLHDAVRSAVGLVGGHRLSAAALDFTFIGGSMGSVVGEVVARSIKRAYTEEIPLLIISQSGGARMMEGALSLMQMAKTSAHLTRLAERGLPYISLMTNPTTGGVTASFAMLGDFNLAEPKALIGFAGPRVIRETMGQDLPDGFQRAEFLQEKGFIDFIVDRRHLRTRLIHLLDLVLEPKSS, translated from the coding sequence ATGGCCTGGTTCAGACGCAAAGAAGCCGGCATCCGCACCGGACGCGCCGAGCAAAACGACGTGCCGGAGGGCCAGTGGATCAAGTGCCCCGAATGCAAGGAGATCGTCAATCGCCGGACGCTTGAAGAACAGCTGCGTGTTTGCCCCAAATGCGGCTATCACTTCAAGATGGACAGCCTGGGCTATTTCCGTCTCCTCTTTGACGACGGTCGCTACGAGCTCTTCGACGAGCACCTTCGACCCGTCGATGCCCTCTCGTTTGTGGACCGCAAGCCCTACACCGCCCGGCTGCAGGAGGCTTCCCGCAAGACCGGCCTGCACGACGCCGTGCGCAGCGCCGTGGGCCTCGTTGGCGGGCATCGCCTCTCGGCGGCCGCGCTGGACTTTACCTTCATCGGCGGCTCGATGGGGTCGGTCGTCGGCGAAGTCGTCGCCCGGAGCATCAAACGGGCCTATACCGAGGAGATCCCTCTGCTCATCATCTCCCAGAGCGGCGGGGCCCGCATGATGGAAGGCGCCCTCAGCCTCATGCAGATGGCCAAGACGAGCGCTCACCTGACCCGCCTGGCCGAACGCGGCCTGCCCTACATCTCGCTCATGACCAACCCCACCACCGGGGGTGTCACGGCCTCGTTTGCCATGCTGGGCGACTTCAACCTCGCCGAACCCAAAGCCCTCATCGGCTTCGCCGGGCCCCGCGTCATCCGCGAAACGATGGGGCAAGACCTGCCCGACGGCTTTCAACGCGCCGAGTTTCTGCAGGAGAAGGGGTTCATCGACTTCATCGTGGACCGCCGCCACCTCCGGACCCGGCTCATCCACCTCCTCGACCTGGTCCTGGAGCCGAAGTCGTCCTGA